The window caacgcttatgttgttgatattcTAGACGACATGGAGATCTCGCAGACTTTCAACATCGCGGACCTGACTAAGTGTCACGAGCTAAAGAAAGGCgagaacttgaggacgagttcttttaaagtagaggggattgatgtagagtgggttgcaaaCAGTTTCCTGGCCAAGACTAGTGaaaaaaggcccgatcggaggtggggatgatccggaccatcaaaaCTTAAAACAGATATATCTTGTAAACCGAAATGAGCAATCAGATGTACCATAAATGATTTCAGGTTAGGAcgggctactttagccacccaaccccgctatgctgggttCTACATGCCGAATTTGCTAAATACCATTAAATCGACGAttgaattcctattttaatttcacttttactatttataataagctttagtttgagtataactcttcatccattgggctttaagagtcgcgtccaacatgaaaagtgcttagaataattagtagaatgacatggttgagccaaataggacgcttattatttttggccgaaaatcatGAGGGTTAGTGGAAATCACAActgtatataaatagtaagtttactatttatagtaagtcacgatttctaagagttttagttatagtatgagtccgaaacttcttcctagggtttatgttattatttaagaggtCGTAAGCTCATTTCATCATAAATTAATTTATTACAAATTTTTAAGAATTAttccattttcttatttttctttgtaGATTCAAGGCATCTCTGTgaagagtctagagaagttctgtggatttggaatagttaccCCCctaggaagatggtgctcgatcTCACATCCTTTCATGCGTCAAATAATCATTTGAAAAACTCAATTTTGATTAACTTGTTTGTTTTAGCATGCAAGATTATTTTCCCACAAATTTATAAAAGGTCAATGGTCAAGAGTCGGAGCTGTCTTCCAAAATTAGTAAAAATCTTCACATTTTAAAATGTCTTTTAtctttgacaattttttttttcattttaaaaatgaCCCTTCTACAAAGAAACTATAGACGGGAAGACCCATCTCCACAGGTGCTTTTACACTCTCAAATGGTAATGAAAATCTCATTCAAGGAAATCAATTATCGAGTCATTCAAACAGACCATAACTGTGGAATTCGAGAGAAGAAATTATCAAATTGCTTTACGGCACGAGAATAATAAATGGGTAGTAATCTCAACCCTTCTAAAAAGACCAAACAAACCGTAATTGTGGAATATGAGAGTAGAAATTATCAAATTGCTTCGAAATCACGGCACGAGAATCATAAATCGGTAataatctcaacccttcaaaaaaaaaaaataaatttaaaattaaaaacaagaaaacaaaaaaacctTCTCACTGATGAAGTTATCTCATATACCTGTGCCCAGGCGCAAAGATTTTCCTGTGCAGAGGTTGTATGGACCTGTGACAAATCAACTCTGCCCATCAATTTTTAAAGATCTCAATGGgacaggaatctaaaaatcaggcagatccgaaACACAAACAGCCCTGAACGCCacggttgaaactttcctggggacgcggattgcgtactactcctgcccgtctccagctgggaacgggcaggagctttgaatggccaccgtgatgtacggatcctagcccaaaaatgaggcagatcaaaggcccAAATggacaccacaggaagcagcggttataatgattctcaccgttgaaacttttttagtgcccgccgtgatatttatttgccatcctaacctattgataaagttacgtagacttggatgaagataaaacaaaaatataagcaccatccaaaacttctgcagccctcaataaattttcaacgataagaatttaatccccattgtgtagtccacttgagcctcggatctgactcaattttgggcttatactctaaaatgatatgaaaaaaaatggacggacggtgtggataagacccatacattacggtggccactcaaagctctgcccgttcccagccgtagccaggcggggtaggacgcaatccgcgttgggaaacggattggctactcccctgccaccagccgggtggctgctggtcggtgctctgtgggcccatcatgatgtatgtgtttcatccattccgtttatctatttttacagatcattttagtatttaatatcaaaaattagagggatataaatatcaagtggaccacaccacaggaaaacaatagtgatcagatattcaccattaaaatactcctaaggcccattatacccaaaaaaaattttaatggtcaaagttgattcaacactctttcctgtaacgtggtccactgagattgggatatatctcatttttagtctcataccataaaatgatctaaaaaaatagatggacggcattgatgaaatacatacaccatggtggggcccacatagcacctgaTCACCTGCCATTGGGTTAatcaccactcagataaactgcaggAAGAGATATCATCCCGATAATAACTTCTGCctgatttttttcattcatttatatttaaaaacagacggacggagtggattcgtcACAGGCTTCCATGTAGGCTGCACGCAGCCACGGGCATAGGAATATGAATGTTGATTGAGACCGTCAGTtgtccacccatggtggggcccacctgatgagcggaccaGCCTGATTTGTGTGCGGTTGGGCTGCACGATAAGTTTCGGTACAATGATGGGCGTACGGTTTTCATTGTCCAGAAATCCTGCATAGATCGCATGTTGGCACGAAAGTTGGGCTGCATGATAAGTTTCGGTACAATTGGTTGTGacggagcggattgcctgttacCTCGGACACAgagctatgtggggtccatagagatgttcgtggcaaatccactccgtccacctgttTTAGGTTTATccaatccaggtgggccatatcacacgaaacaatggggattaaacgcctGGCGGTGAAAGAAGTTTTGTATCTGGaagatatttgttcctacagtttatctgagtggtaataattatatgaacggtttggatggaatagtGGTAATAATCCACTCCAagtaagtttcaacggtggatatctcTGTTCCCACTTTTTTATtggtatggaccacctgagttttggatatggctgatttttctAATCCTGCTCTATTGtgttctttcaaaacagatggacggagtggatctgtcccggacatctctgtggaccccacgcaGACCCTGGCACAGACGTATCTGTGGACATAGGCAATCTGCTCCCGGGTTGTGATCATTAGTTCTTGGACGCCGTGTTGAAGGgaggcggattggctactcccccctgacaccagccccgtggccggtggtcggtgatctgtgggccccaccatgatgtacgtgtttcatccattccgttcatccatttttacagatcattttaggcttaacacaaaaaattatagggatataaatcttatgtgggccacaccacaggataaaaaataatgaatggatattcaccattaaaatcctcctaaggcctactgtactgttgatttgatcataaagacccagatgaaggaaaacaataaatatcagcttgatccaaaacttttatggcccccaaaacttttttaatggtcaaaattcattcaacactgtttcctgtaatgtggtccacttgagattgagatatacttcatttttcttatcatatcataaaatgatatacaaaaatatatggacggcatggatgacacacatacatcatgatgggccccacagagcaccgaccaccagccaatggttggtgtcagggggagtagccaatccgttccttcGTCCTGGCACTCTCACGTGTGGAAAGATGACCGGACGATGAAGAAGCGTTCAGTGTGCTTCTGTCAAAGGTTGGTAAGTTGTGGCCACTCAGTGAATTGCACGCGTGGCATGCATATCGATTAATCCAGGTCATCCAAATTGTTGGCTCCTTTATGGATGAGTCATAagtccaaaaaaaaacaaaaagcactTATCAGAcgaacctcttcatccaagtcgtggctgtaaaatggatggttgagaaggAAGGTCTAAATTTAGTAGGAattattagatggttaggattctcTGATTATTGATATTTTGAGACTGTTCTCTAACCCAGCAGAGTGAATCCCTTCAACGGTATGGATTGATGTACATGTTTAATACAATTAAGTAAATCATGGCAAACGCACACCTGAGGCTCCGTCGAAAATTTTAAGTTTTCATTTATGGCGGCGTCAGCGCCTCAATACATCAGCTGGAAAACGTTGCAAGAAGACAGTAGATCGGTCAACCAAATCATGCTCCACTCATGATGGTTCCCTCGCAACGAACGGTTGTGATCACAGGTGGTTGACTTCAGACACCTTAAAAAACCCACCAGAGTATCAGTGTTTCCGTCCATTGTAGGGTGGAGATTGGATTGCGTGTGACCACGGGCACATGGAGATATATGTGTGTCCGGGGCCGTGTGGGGCACGGCAAaatcactccgtccatctgttttgaaagaccacggtAAATcctaaactcatgtgggccataccacacgaaacagaggggattgaacgcctggcgGTGACAGCTCCAGGAAGGCTTGGATTGCAAATTAAAATCATGGTCAGCTCCGGGAATATTTTAAGTGGACGTGATTGTTTAATGTTttgttggtatggcccacatgagctttggatacgcATGATTTTTTACAATCATGTTCTACCGTCGTGTTTCGAAACATATGAACGGATTAGAATTGTCACATCTCTATAGACCCcatgttgtattttgtttaaaaatatacattaaaattaaattttaaatattttggtttccctccatatttaaaattttttgtgcttttaagttgtgggttttgtcccacgtTAAATTTAACAAAGGAAAATATCTTGTATATAAAATAGACTTTTTACCTTGAGGCTTGATCCCCatttagggggcatgtgaatttggttatGTAAGAGGGCTATGCCAATAGATCTAATTTATATCACTAACTACACGCGCACGCACTAAGCCGAGTCCGTGTGCGTGAGTCGGGTGCGGTgcgagtgtactcgcgtgggtgtgtatGTATGAGTATACGCGGGACTTTATTTACTAGAATGTACTCGCACTTACGGGATTTTATTTGATTacatctgttgggtttaaacccaacagacttAACCCTTTGTAAAGGATGCTTACTGAGTTCGTCtgggttaaactgcaagtagtTCGAGCCctcgtacagtgagtgcaccgctgggactgggtcatagttgttgtatcctggaggtcaattgctctggaaacctgttgcacttgggatgctgtcggtgagacccatatcctagcctgtaTCATTCCATGGTcctccggtcaaatttcggtaacccgcgatctgttatcggcgtttgcgtacaatcctgagtcgtgtctcgtatatctgagtcggctcgacccgagacttgtacccttatgaCCGCGCCATCACCACGATTCctatgccgcgtctcgtgcgctgaggcgatacccaaaCCAGGAGATGTGAGCGCGTGTTCAATTGGAGAAAAAACGCAGCGCAGTTGCAAAATCAAAGAGAACATcacattaatcccatcaatcacttcaatcaagtacacatcactcccatcactcacacctattcccaagtacaaccaccctcccctaAGTCAATTTTCTCTTACAACAAaatacacccatcacaccccatccctctctctcttataacctctctctctcatctctctctctcattctccaagcaacccacgtctcaACCTCTATgagaaagcttggtgtggcccaccttcctacctcccatctccaccatccaagcttcatcttaactgttgaatctcatccattggagctctagaatacattgatggaaggagaagtccatgatcaaaggtgggtgattttattatttgattttgtgatttgagggcccacatatatgggacccatcttaatgtatgtattatatagggagggcctatagtgcggggtccctcccctcctcaccgtctctctctctctctctctctctctctctctctctctctctccctttgatgcggtgtggcccacctgatgcgtgtgatatatccacgccatccatcacgttgggcccactttgatgtgtgtggtgtgtccacactgtccaacaaCTTGGTTGGTGAGACCCACCGCAacgtatgtgtatcatccacaccgtccatccacagtggagccCCCTGTgttgtggatttcatccacgtcgTGCATTCATTTTGCtgtagcagcagcaactgctgctgcacgtcagcaattcgtgggacccacctttcatgtatgtgtttcacacacGCCGTCCGTGgatcccatccacgtggcccacccTCACGTAATGTgtggttttgatccacaccatttaaatcatgggaccaccataatatgtgtatcatccacgctgtccgtccattttggacGCGTTGACCccagctgtgatgtatgggttcaatccacaccgtccacttgtgtgggcccctccatgatgtatcgTATATGCAAGCCATCCACCTGCTAGGTCCCGTGCAGTAGGCAGCTGCTGCTACCCTGCACGTCAGCGGTTTTACGGGccacacattgatgtatgtggtgtatgcaCACCGTTCAACAGATCTagacggtggaccacaccatgatgtatttgtttcaatccacaccgtccagacaatgctggacggtgctagacatgttcggatggtgtagatttacatatgcaatgtttggatggtgctgatttacatggggaatggttggatggtactgatttacttggacaatgtttggacagtgctgatcatcattagtgggccatgtgccccatggaatgatagtgtacagtgatacacatgttacgcctacaaccattgaaatgatttttagtgtggtcctGGTCCACTTGAGgcctattagtgtggcccatccatgaggcccatcatgaagtatatttgaggcctatgtgataggacccacctgccttgtattttgaggctgatgtgatagggcccacctgccttgtatttaaggcccatatgatggggcccacctacttaaATCTgaagcccatgggcaaggctctttgtgatgtattcgaagccTATGGGcaacgcccattgtgatgtattcttggcttatgggcaaggcccattatgatatgtattaggctcataacgtgtggctcatttgatgtattcgaggcccagatacgtggcccatttgacacatatgagacccatgtgtagagcccacatgttatgtatttgaggcccatgtgtagggcccacctgctatgtatatgaggcccattaatgcggtccacttgatgtatatgaagaccattagtgcggcccattgatgcggcccacttgttatatttgaggcccatggattatggcccattatgatgtactgggggcccattgagatgtattttcggcccctATAGCgtggccattgtaatgtttttttgtagcccatttaatgtggcctattatgatgtgcattagacccatgggttgtggcccgtgtgatgtatctaaggctcatgtgcagggcccaccagttgtgtatatgaggcccatgagtgaggtccatagtgatgtgtatgtagcccttgtatgaggcctattgcaatgtatattaggcctttgtgtgaggtcataagcccactttatgtttggctctatatgggccacttcttgggagcaatgttggttgaatgtccacattgataggcaatgatggctaaatgtccgcattgtgacattcccttaggccttattagacTCATTctcatcgatttcgattgtcgaggctgatgccaattatcggtgccggttgtcgataccgattataagtatgtgacagcatagcatcatgatacatgcccatacgcatcatttacatatttataatgagatgtggttgaccattgcatatgtcatagggtaggttgttatgagatttCCTAATAggaggagattgtctcacatgagcacatggtatacgcaggtttgatgcatgattggattgtataactcatgcatcttgcattgtgtgttgtgattactgtacgccttagcgacatcagggccgtagcctccacaggcatgtcgtgaatggctaaatgggacaccaaaaatttttggttcgagcatctgggcactttggatatccatgggtgaaagtccctagacCTCCGTGGCCAGGAAACGCCCAATGtataaactgagtggatacatgagcacccgagtgctgaataccagtaggccgtgtctcccactgtgtcatggtcggttgggagggggtatggccttatccgcccgattcatagtgggcaaaactaggctgagtttgaccagcttataaatgggtccactatcgacgtgccgggtatgTATTGACTgattactggctaggcggatagtgaggtatcttccactcacctggttgcgcgcgatggggcgacaatctggtttagagtgtactagaccccggtgatgatcccagagatatacagtactgatacgtggacttattgagcaggagttgcatactcattcattcattcattcactatccactcgggctggtggtgtgcaactaattgttgtgtactttCATAATGgaaaggatttcggttggggcgcgcaactaacctaagatcaggagtctactacattgagtctggctatccaaatctaggtatgggactggtttggatagaagtcctttgtgatggacccaatagcctgcgatactatttaccatcatctcgacttcactccagcttggtcattttattcgcaccgcatattgtattacatccgcagcatttagcattttgggctGGCATGTTATTATATTGATATAGCCGTTAACATTCaaaccttgcatcgcatagccttggtatagctgatggctctcatggatttaccagtatatttctgcttactctgatatcgtatgattcatgatcttgccagtatttttgatattgtatgattatgacattgtatggaatacttagcacttaccttgtgcacacacttataccaccctctaagctttctataagcttatgcacgatagatgtgtgcaggcaACGTTAAGTtatagcagcgtggagcttggagcatgtagctgacttctggagcatCCGATgttgttattgtatttccttttatccattatacttaaaagttttgacattagtggatatgtgatgatgatgttgcctttgtgatttgggtatatttgtggttatgcttcttacgagttaaatgtacattggaatcctccttgtaggatcctaggatcgaaatctggcatatagaCGCTGGGTgctgataatggggtactacggagtctATCGGCACCGAATtgggtgatcgaaaattttgtgagcccggtttctgagtttggggcgtgacactgtcTAAAAGgagtaaattcgatttcaagcccagtgactcacgtcacgcctcgactcaattcattAAGTCatctttttcaaattttattttcttttttggttctcgattttaaatagtctatttaattcaaccaaattttCCAACACCGCACATAGTCTTAGTGCCCGGGTCACAGCCAATCCACTCCCTTCTACGGGCAGCCAGTTTGCCTATGGCCCCGGGCACACATATCTCTGTACCTGGGGCTATGTGGGGTCTATCGAGATtttcgtgacaaatccactctattcatctattttgaaagaccacaatgggaagggattccaaaaatcaggcatgtAAAAAACTCAACTGGGTCACACCAGCAAAACAGTAGGAATAGCAACGACCactgttgaaagcttcttggtGCTGAAGATGATATTCATACTCCGTCTTAACCGTTCATAGAGTTCATACCACTAAGATAAATGGTTGGAATAAATACCATTCTTATCAAAAACTATCATCACCACTCATCATTCAATTCGCACTATTTCCTGTAAGTATGGTTCACGTGAATATTGGATGTGCCTGATTTTTAAAATACTGTCCTTTTGCAGTCTTTCAAAACATATAGACGAAGTTGATTTGTAAAAAAACATCTTTATGGCCCAAACAACTCGGGACAGAGAAATATCTTAGTGCCAGGGGTCTCAGGTAGGGGTGtgcatgaaccgagctagctcagttagctcgcttaactcggcccgaaaaagctcaaCTTGAGCCGACTCGGTACTGAGTTTGATCCGAGTCGGGACGTTTTTtacagctcgaaaatgagttcgagccgatctcgagttgaccccagctcgactcgactcggatcgaaactcagcttgactcggtcgtatggtgtgtgtgtgtgtgtgtctatatatatatatatatatatatatatatatattaacaaccCTAAATTCTCAATCCCTTTTCCCATTTGAGAACTCGCCTTACCCCAACAAACCCTCTCCCTTACTCTCTCTCCCTGCTCGACCtagcaaacctctctctctctctctctctctctttctctctagtgGGCAGTGATACCCGACCAGCAATCTGGTGCCCCTCTTGGCTCTcacctctctaatctctctctctctcgtcccacCAGCGACGTCCGATCAGTAGAGGTCCTCCGCCTCTCTCTACTCGTCCGTCCGTCCAACCACCAGAGGACCTCCACCTCTCTGCTTGTCTCACCGCCCGACCAGCAAAGGCTTGCTCGTCCGTCCGTCTAACTagtatgatttctctctctctctctctctctctctctctctcaatacatAGAATTGTTTTTTCATAATTTCATAATattagttgaaatatttgtggaatGTGGATTTACTTATATTAAGCTTAGTGTATTGATTTGTGGAATGTGGAATGTGAATTTACTTATAGTTTCTAAAGAGAGGTTGGAccatttcattttttctttttcttttttttggatggTAAGGATCTCATAAACATGGTATTCTCTTAGCCCTATTGTATGTCTGTATTATCATTGTTTATTGTAAGGACCTAGTGTATTAGAATGCAATATTTGTTGTAGGCTTGTAGCTCGAATctggctcaaacttggctcaaatAATGAACTCAAACACAGCTCAAATGCtcgagcttgaactcggcttgaaagctcgaaagctcgaactcagctcgaactgatGCGATTCTTGGCCAAGCCAAGCTGGACAAGCTCGCTCAGTCACCAAGCGAAGCCGAGTTCCAGCTGTGTCAGCCTCGTGaccccagctcggctcggttgGGCTCGACGTACACCGTCCGGCAATCCGCTCCCCCTTCCACGGTTGGACACGAGTCAAATCAACATGAGGCCTGCTCCCTGCTCCTCTACAGTTATTCTATGGCTACGTGTGTGGGCCCACGATGAAATAGGGatcaaatctactccgtccatgaGGCTTGGCCCCATACGTTCACCGCATATGGaaaatatcaatctgatccaaaaaataagtggTTCACACCACAGTGAACATTTAGTTAGGGAGGCCTACCATCAAAACCTTTCAGATTTTTTTGGTGGCTCACCATGGTCTAtacatgaaatccaatccattcataaaatTATCCCCATCACGATGAATATACTTCATATAAACCATCCCATTCCaatgcttaggtgggccccattacgTGATTTTAAacgttttaggcatgattttggatggtatgacccacctgagtgaTGCATCATCGTGAATTTTGGGATCCAAAGAGAACACGAGGGAATTAACTTAAAGGACGGAGCGATGTCTAGCATTcatcagttgggccccacatacgtGGTTGTAGAATAAGCATTCCTACAAACGTTGAAGAGGAACCTACCTCGGTCAAGCAATATTTCAGCTAGTCAATACCCAATGTCTTCCTCCTTCCTCATCCAGATATAACCGCACTTGAACAGCCCCATTCACATAaagaaaatccagaccatccaactcCTATCCATGGCCCCCTCaattcccttcttccttctcctccCACTCTTCCTCTCCTCCCTCCCACCATCAATTCAACAGAACCTTTCCTTCTCCATCGACGATTCCCCGTGGCGGCccgatcaggtgggccgcatcctgGTTTCCCCCAATTCAACCTTCGCCGCCGGTTTCCAGTCGATCCCCGACTCATCCCAATCGTATATCTtctcaatttggtatcagagcgattcCAATCGCACCATCCTGTGGTCACTCAACGGCGATCAACCGGTCAACCAGTCAGCTTCCCTGATCGTCACACCCTCAGGGGCCCTCCAGCTCAATGGCCCCACAGGCCAGAACCTATGGCGGGACGCCATTGGCCGATCCAACGATTCCAAACTACTACTAAATGAAGATGGTAGCCTGGTTTTCGACAATTGGACTAGTTTCGACTACCCCACCGATACCATCCTCCCAAATCAGCCGTTCCTCCGTAACAAAACGACGCTGATCGCACGGCGGGATTTGAATTCTTACGCCAAGGGAAGCTACATGTTCTTCGATGCGAAGATCCTGACCTTCAATTCGTCCGACAAGTACTGGCCTGGCGACGACGGCAATGGTTTCCGAAATCTAACCAAAGACGGTGTGATTTTGAGGGACAATGGAAACTTGATCACGGCCGACGCGAATTCTAATCGGAACCGTCGATTGACTCTAGATGTCGATgggaacttgagaatttacagcCTGGATCGTAATTCAAGTTCGTGGACCGTCGTCTGGCAAGCGGTCCAGGAGCTCTGCACCATACATGGCTCATGTGGCCCGAATTTCATATGCATGAGCAATGGGTTCGATTCGAGAACCTGCGTCTGCCCCGTCGGATTCAAAATGGTGGGCCCGGCCTGCGAGAGGAAGATCGAGCTACAGGTGGACCGTCGCCGCAGCAAATTCCTCCGGTTGGATTTCGTCAATTTCACAGGCGGCGCCAATCAGACCGAT of the Magnolia sinica isolate HGM2019 chromosome 7, MsV1, whole genome shotgun sequence genome contains:
- the LOC131250691 gene encoding putative receptor protein kinase ZmPK1, producing the protein MAPSIPFFLLLPLFLSSLPPSIQQNLSFSIDDSPWRPDQVGRILVSPNSTFAAGFQSIPDSSQSYIFSIWYQSDSNRTILWSLNGDQPVNQSASLIVTPSGALQLNGPTGQNLWRDAIGRSNDSKLLLNEDGSLVFDNWTSFDYPTDTILPNQPFLRNKTTLIARRDLNSYAKGSYMFFDAKILTFNSSDKYWPGDDGNGFRNLTKDGVILRDNGNLITADANSNRNRRLTLDVDGNLRIYSLDRNSSSWTVVWQAVQELCTIHGSCGPNFICMSNGFDSRTCVCPVGFKMVGPACERKIELQVDRRRSKFLRLDFVNFTGGANQTDLKAPNFTTCESGCLANSRCLGFATKFNGNQYCVHQIDRLLNGYWSPGSEVAMFLRVDESEPDESNFTGMTTMLETICPANISLPFPPKESNAERRNLAIICSLFAVELISGVLSFWAFLRKYSKYRDMALILTCVDSFPEVARVGRPLFQRRNE